In Nomascus leucogenys isolate Asia chromosome 11, Asia_NLE_v1, whole genome shotgun sequence, the following proteins share a genomic window:
- the FAM131A gene encoding protein FAM131A isoform X1 gives MPMISVLGKMFLWQREGPGGRWTCQTSRRVSSDPAWAVEWIELPRGLSLSSLGSARTLRGWSRSSRPSSVDSQDLPEVNVGDTVAMLPKSRRALTIQEIAALARSSLHGISQVVKDHVTKPTAMAQGRVAHLIEWKGWSKPSDSPAALESAFSSYSDLSEGEQEARFAAGVAEQFAIAEAKLRAWSSVDGEDSTDDSYDEDFAGGMDTDMAGQLPLGPHLQDLFTGHRFSRPVRQGSVEPESDCSQTVSPDTLCSSLCSLEDGLLGSPARLASQLLGDELLLAKLPPSRESAFRNLGPLEAQDSLYNSPLTESCLSPAEEEPAPCKDCQPLCPPLVGSWERQRQASDLASSGVVSLEEDEAEPEEQ, from the exons ATGCCTATGATTTCTGTGCTGGGCAAAATGTTTCTGTGGCAGCGTGAAGGGCCTGGAGGACGATGGACTTGTCAGACAAGTCGCAGAG TGTCCTCGGACCCCGCGTGGGCTGTGGAGTGGATCGAACTTCCTCGGGGTCTCTCTCTATCCTCTTTGGGATCTGCTCGAACCCTCCGAGGCTGGAGCAGGTCCTCCCGCCCTTCCTCGGTGGACAGCCAGGACTTGCCAGAG GTGAATGTTGGAGACACAGTCGCGATGCTGCCCAAGTCCCGGCGAGCCCTAACGATCCAGGAGATTGCTGCGCTGGCCAGGTCCTCCCTGCATG GTATTTCCCAGGTGGTGAAGGACCACGTGACCAAGCCTACCGCCATGGCCCAGGGCCGAGTGGCTCACCTCATTGAGTGGAAGGGCTGGAGCAAGCCGAGTGACTCGCCTGCTGCCCTGGAATCAGCCTTTTCCTCCTATTCAGACCTCAGCGAGGGCGAACAAGAGGCTCGCTTTGCAGCAG GAGTGGCTGAGCAGTTTGCCATCGCGGAAGCCAAGCTCCGAGCATGGTCTTCGGTGGATGGCGAGGACTCCACTGATGACTCCTATGATGAGGACTTTGCTGGGGGAATGGACACAG ACATGGCTGGGCAGCTGCCCCTGGGGCCGCACCTCCAGGACCTGTTCACCGGACACCGGTTCTCCCGGCCTGTGCGCCAGGGCTCCGTGGAGCCTGAGAGCGACTGCTCGCAGACCGTGTCCCCAGACACCCTGTGCTCTAGTCTGTGCAGCCTGGAGGACGGGTTGTTGGGCTCCCCGGCCCGGCTGGCCTCCCAGCTGCTGGGCGATGAGCTGCTTCTCGCCAAACTGCCCCCCAGCCGGGAAAGTGCCTTCCGCAACCTGGGCCCACTGGAGGCCCAGGACTCGCTCTACAACTCGCCCCTCACAGAGTCCTGCCTTTCCCCCGCTGAGGAGGAGCCAGCCCCCTGCAAGGACTGCCAGCCGCTCTGCCCACCACTAGTGGGCAGCTGGGAACGGCAGCGGCAAGCCTCTGACCTGGCCTCTTCTGGGGTGGTGTCCTTagaggaggatgaggcagagccAGAGGAACAGTGA
- the FAM131A gene encoding protein FAM131A isoform X2: protein MLPKSRRALTIQEIAALARSSLHGISQVVKDHVTKPTAMAQGRVAHLIEWKGWSKPSDSPAALESAFSSYSDLSEGEQEARFAAGVAEQFAIAEAKLRAWSSVDGEDSTDDSYDEDFAGGMDTDMAGQLPLGPHLQDLFTGHRFSRPVRQGSVEPESDCSQTVSPDTLCSSLCSLEDGLLGSPARLASQLLGDELLLAKLPPSRESAFRNLGPLEAQDSLYNSPLTESCLSPAEEEPAPCKDCQPLCPPLVGSWERQRQASDLASSGVVSLEEDEAEPEEQ, encoded by the exons ATGCTGCCCAAGTCCCGGCGAGCCCTAACGATCCAGGAGATTGCTGCGCTGGCCAGGTCCTCCCTGCATG GTATTTCCCAGGTGGTGAAGGACCACGTGACCAAGCCTACCGCCATGGCCCAGGGCCGAGTGGCTCACCTCATTGAGTGGAAGGGCTGGAGCAAGCCGAGTGACTCGCCTGCTGCCCTGGAATCAGCCTTTTCCTCCTATTCAGACCTCAGCGAGGGCGAACAAGAGGCTCGCTTTGCAGCAG GAGTGGCTGAGCAGTTTGCCATCGCGGAAGCCAAGCTCCGAGCATGGTCTTCGGTGGATGGCGAGGACTCCACTGATGACTCCTATGATGAGGACTTTGCTGGGGGAATGGACACAG ACATGGCTGGGCAGCTGCCCCTGGGGCCGCACCTCCAGGACCTGTTCACCGGACACCGGTTCTCCCGGCCTGTGCGCCAGGGCTCCGTGGAGCCTGAGAGCGACTGCTCGCAGACCGTGTCCCCAGACACCCTGTGCTCTAGTCTGTGCAGCCTGGAGGACGGGTTGTTGGGCTCCCCGGCCCGGCTGGCCTCCCAGCTGCTGGGCGATGAGCTGCTTCTCGCCAAACTGCCCCCCAGCCGGGAAAGTGCCTTCCGCAACCTGGGCCCACTGGAGGCCCAGGACTCGCTCTACAACTCGCCCCTCACAGAGTCCTGCCTTTCCCCCGCTGAGGAGGAGCCAGCCCCCTGCAAGGACTGCCAGCCGCTCTGCCCACCACTAGTGGGCAGCTGGGAACGGCAGCGGCAAGCCTCTGACCTGGCCTCTTCTGGGGTGGTGTCCTTagaggaggatgaggcagagccAGAGGAACAGTGA
- the CLCN2 gene encoding chloride channel protein 2 isoform X2 translates to MGRRAEQRRGHRPLPARRGGDASGRLRQRRPPGPAALCSRPPGLRGRDGCRRGLCGPGAEFRTEPEPPSEARGQCAEMAAAAAEEGMEPRALQYEQTLMYGRYTQDLGAFAKEEAARIRLGGPEPWKGPPSPRAAPELLEYGRSRCARCRAQQWMSRGLNTSILLQYLAWVTYPVVLITFSAGFTQILAPQAVGSGIPEMKTILRGVVLKEYLTLKTFIAKVIGLTCALGSGMPLGKEGPFVHIASMCAALLSKFLSLFGGIYENESRNTEMLAAACAVGVGCCFAAPIGGVLFSIEVTSTFFAVRNYWRGFFAATFSAFIFRVLAVWNRDEETITALFKTRFRLDFPFDLQELPAFAVIGIASGFGGALFVYLNRKIVQVMRKQKTINRFLMRKRLLFPALVTLLISTLTFPPGFGQFMAGQLSQKETLVTLFDNRTWVHQGLVEELEPPSTSQAWNPPRANVFLTLVIFILMKFWMSALATTIPVPCGAFMPVFVIGAAFGRLVGESMAAWFPDGIHTDSSTYRIVPGGYAVVGAAALAGAVTHTVSTAVIVFELTGQIAHILPVMIAVILANAVAQSLQPSLYDSIIRIKKLPYLPELGWGRHQQYRVRVEDIMVRDVPHVALSCTFRDLRLALHRTKGRMLALVESPESMILLGSIERSQVVALLGAQLSPARRRQHMQQRRATQTSPLSDQEGPPSPEASVCFQVNTEDSAFPAARGETHKPLKPALKRGPSVTRNLGESPTGSAESAGIALRSLFCGSPPPEAASEKLESCEKRKLKRVRISLASDADLEGEMSPEEILEWEEQQLDEPVNFSDCKIDPAPFQLVERTSLHKTHTIFSLLGVDHAYVTSIGRLIGIVTLKELRKAIEGSVTAQGVKVRPPLASFRDSATSSSDTETTEVHALWGPHSHHGLPREGSPSDSDDKCQ, encoded by the exons ATGGGCCGGCGGGCGGAGCAGCGCAGAGGGCACCGCCCTCTGCCCGCCCGCCGAGGAGGGGACGCGAGCGGGAGGCTGCGCCAGCGGCGCCCGCCCGGGCCCGCCGCACTCTGCTCTCGGCCTCCCGGGCTGAGAGGACGGGACGGCTGCCGGCGCGGACTTTGCGGGCCGGGAGCCGAGTTCAGGACAGAGCCGGAACCGCCCAGCGAGGCGAGAGGGCAGTGCGCGGAGATGGCGGCCGCGGCGGCGGAGGAAGGGATGGAGCCACGGGCGCTGCAGTACGAGCAGACCCTG ATGTATGGCCGGTACACTCAGGACCTTGGGGCCTTTGCCAAAGAGGAAGCTGCTCGGATTCGCCTGGGAGGGCCTGAACCCTGGAAAGGTCCCCCTTCCCCTCGGGCTGCCCCAGAGCTCTTGGAATATGGACGGAGCCGTTGCGCCCGATGCCGCG CCCAGCAGTGGATGTCCCGGGGCTTGAACACCAGCATCTTGCTCCAGTACCTGGCCTGGGTCACCTACCCTGTTGTCCTCATCACCTTCTCAGCCGGATTCACACAGATCCTGGCCCCTCAGGCTGTCG GCTCTGGCATCCCTGAGATGAAGACCATCTTGCGGGGAGTGGTGCTGAAAGAATACCTCACCCTCAAGACCTTTATAGCTAAGGTCATTGGGCTGACCTGCGCCCTGGGCAGCGGGATGCCGCTTGGCAAAGAG GGCCCTTTTGTGCATATCGCAAGCATGTGTGCCGCCCTTCTCAGCAAGTTCCTCTCCCTCTTTGGGGGTATCTATGAG AATGAATCCCGGAACACAGAGATGCTGGCTGCCGCCTGTGCTGTGGGGGTGGGCTGCTGCTTCGCAGCACCTATTGGAG GCGTCCTCTTCAGCATCGAGGTCACCTCCACCTTCTTTGCAGTACGGAACTACTGGCGGGGCTTCTTCGCTGCCACCTTCAGTGCCTTCATCTTCCGGGTCTTGGCAGTCTGGAACCGGGATGAAG AGACTATTACGGCCCTCTTCAAAACCCGATTCCGGCTCGACTTCCCCTTTGACCTGCAGGAGCTGCCAGCCTTTGCTGTCATTGG TATTGCTAGTGGCTTCGGTGGAGCCCTCTTTGTCTACCTGAACCGGAAGATTGTCCAGGTGATGCGGAAGCAGAAAACCATCAATCGCTTCCTCATGAGGAA ACGCCTGCTCTTCCCGGCTCTGGTGACCCTGCTCATCTCCACGCTGACCTTCCCCCCTGGCTTTGGACAGTTCATGGCTGGACAG CTGTCACAGAAAGAGACGCTGGTCACCCTGTTTGACAATCGGACGTGGGTCCACCAGGGCCTGGTGGAGGAGCTAGAACCACCCAGCACCTCACAGGCCTGGAACCCACCACGTGCCAATGTCTTCCTCACCCTGGTCATCTTCATTCTCATGAAG TTCTGGATGTCTGCACTGGCCACCACCATCCCAGTTCCCTGTGGGGCCTTCATGCCTGTCTTTGTCATTG GAGCAGCATTTGGGCGTCTGGTGGGAGAAAGCATGGCCGCCTGGTTCCCAGATGGAATTCATACGGACAGCAGCACCTACCGGATTGTGCCTGGGGGCTACGCTGTGGTCG GGGCAGCTGCATTGGCAGGAGCGGTGACACACACAGTGTCCACGGCTGTGATCGTGTTCGAGCTCACAGGCCAGATTGCCCACATCCTGCCTGTCATGATTGCCGTCATCCTGGCCAACGCCGTCGCCCAGAGTCTACAGCCCTCCCTCTATGACAGCATCATCCGAATCAAGAAACTGCCCTACCTGCCTGAACTCGGCTGGGGCCGCCACCA GCAGTACCGGGTGCGTGTGGAGGACATCATGGTGCGGGATGTTCCCCATGTGGCCCTCAGCTGCACCTTCCGGGACTTGCGGTTGGCACTGCACAGGACCAAGGGCCGAATGCTGGCCCTAGTGGAGTCCCCTG AGTCCATGATTCTGCTGGGCTCCATCGAGCGTTCACAGGTGGTGGCATTGCTGGgggcccagctgagcccagcccgcCGGCGGCAGCACATGCAGCAGCGCAGAGCCACCCAGACCTCTCCACTCTCTGATCAGGAGGGTCCCCCTAGCCCTGAGGCTTCTGTCTGCTTCCAG GTGAACACAGAAGACTCAGCCTTCCCGGCAGCCCGGGGGGAGACCCACAAGCCCCTAAAGCCTGCACTCAAGAGGGGGCCCAGTGTCACCAGGAACCTCGGAGAGAGTCCCACAG GGAGCGCAGAGTCGGCAGGCATTGCCCTCCGGAGCCTCTTCTGTGGCAGTCCACCCCCTGAGGCTGCTTCGGAG AAGTTGGAATCCTGTGAGAAGCGCAAGCTGAAGCGGGTCCGAATCTCCCTGGCA AGTGACGCCGACCTGGAAGGCGAGATGAGCCCTGAAGAG ATTCTGGAGTGGGAGGAGCAGCAACTAGATGAACCTGTCAACTTCAGTGACTGCAAAATTGATCCTGCTCCCTTCCAGCTGGTGGAGCGGACCTCTTTGCACAAG ACTCACACTATCTTCTCACTGCTGGGAGTGGACCATGCTTATGTCACCAGTATTGGCCGACTCATTGGAATCGTTACTCTAAAGGAG CTCCGGAAGGCCATTGAGGGCTCTGTCACAGCACAGGGTGTGAAAGTCCGGCCGCCCCTTGCCAGCTTCCGAGACAGTGCCACCAGCAGCAGTGACACGGAGACCACTGAGGTGCATGCACTCTGGGGGCCCCACTCCCATCATGGCCTCCCCCGGGAGGGCAGCCCTTCCGACAGCGACGACAAATGCCAATGA
- the CLCN2 gene encoding chloride channel protein 2 isoform X1: MGRRAEQRRGHRPLPARRGGDASGRLRQRRPPGPAALCSRPPGLRGRDGCRRGLCGPGAEFRTEPEPPSEARGQCAEMAAAAAEEGMEPRALQYEQTLMYGRYTQDLGAFAKEEAARIRLGGPEPWKGPPSPRAAPELLEYGRSRCARCRVCSVRCHKFLVSRVGEDWIFLVLLGLLMALVSWVMDYAIAACLQAQQWMSRGLNTSILLQYLAWVTYPVVLITFSAGFTQILAPQAVGSGIPEMKTILRGVVLKEYLTLKTFIAKVIGLTCALGSGMPLGKEGPFVHIASMCAALLSKFLSLFGGIYENESRNTEMLAAACAVGVGCCFAAPIGGVLFSIEVTSTFFAVRNYWRGFFAATFSAFIFRVLAVWNRDEETITALFKTRFRLDFPFDLQELPAFAVIGIASGFGGALFVYLNRKIVQVMRKQKTINRFLMRKRLLFPALVTLLISTLTFPPGFGQFMAGQLSQKETLVTLFDNRTWVHQGLVEELEPPSTSQAWNPPRANVFLTLVIFILMKFWMSALATTIPVPCGAFMPVFVIGAAFGRLVGESMAAWFPDGIHTDSSTYRIVPGGYAVVGAAALAGAVTHTVSTAVIVFELTGQIAHILPVMIAVILANAVAQSLQPSLYDSIIRIKKLPYLPELGWGRHQQYRVRVEDIMVRDVPHVALSCTFRDLRLALHRTKGRMLALVESPESMILLGSIERSQVVALLGAQLSPARRRQHMQQRRATQTSPLSDQEGPPSPEASVCFQVNTEDSAFPAARGETHKPLKPALKRGPSVTRNLGESPTGSAESAGIALRSLFCGSPPPEAASEKLESCEKRKLKRVRISLASDADLEGEMSPEEILEWEEQQLDEPVNFSDCKIDPAPFQLVERTSLHKTHTIFSLLGVDHAYVTSIGRLIGIVTLKELRKAIEGSVTAQGVKVRPPLASFRDSATSSSDTETTEVHALWGPHSHHGLPREGSPSDSDDKCQ; encoded by the exons ATGGGCCGGCGGGCGGAGCAGCGCAGAGGGCACCGCCCTCTGCCCGCCCGCCGAGGAGGGGACGCGAGCGGGAGGCTGCGCCAGCGGCGCCCGCCCGGGCCCGCCGCACTCTGCTCTCGGCCTCCCGGGCTGAGAGGACGGGACGGCTGCCGGCGCGGACTTTGCGGGCCGGGAGCCGAGTTCAGGACAGAGCCGGAACCGCCCAGCGAGGCGAGAGGGCAGTGCGCGGAGATGGCGGCCGCGGCGGCGGAGGAAGGGATGGAGCCACGGGCGCTGCAGTACGAGCAGACCCTG ATGTATGGCCGGTACACTCAGGACCTTGGGGCCTTTGCCAAAGAGGAAGCTGCTCGGATTCGCCTGGGAGGGCCTGAACCCTGGAAAGGTCCCCCTTCCCCTCGGGCTGCCCCAGAGCTCTTGGAATATGGACGGAGCCGTTGCGCCCGATGCCGCG TCTGTTCTGTCCGCTGCCACAAGTTCCTAGTATCCAGGGTTGGTGAAGATTGGATCTTCCTGGTCCTGCTGGGGCTCCTCATGGCATTGGTCAGCTGGGTCATGGACTATGCCATTGCTGCCTGTCTGCAAG CCCAGCAGTGGATGTCCCGGGGCTTGAACACCAGCATCTTGCTCCAGTACCTGGCCTGGGTCACCTACCCTGTTGTCCTCATCACCTTCTCAGCCGGATTCACACAGATCCTGGCCCCTCAGGCTGTCG GCTCTGGCATCCCTGAGATGAAGACCATCTTGCGGGGAGTGGTGCTGAAAGAATACCTCACCCTCAAGACCTTTATAGCTAAGGTCATTGGGCTGACCTGCGCCCTGGGCAGCGGGATGCCGCTTGGCAAAGAG GGCCCTTTTGTGCATATCGCAAGCATGTGTGCCGCCCTTCTCAGCAAGTTCCTCTCCCTCTTTGGGGGTATCTATGAG AATGAATCCCGGAACACAGAGATGCTGGCTGCCGCCTGTGCTGTGGGGGTGGGCTGCTGCTTCGCAGCACCTATTGGAG GCGTCCTCTTCAGCATCGAGGTCACCTCCACCTTCTTTGCAGTACGGAACTACTGGCGGGGCTTCTTCGCTGCCACCTTCAGTGCCTTCATCTTCCGGGTCTTGGCAGTCTGGAACCGGGATGAAG AGACTATTACGGCCCTCTTCAAAACCCGATTCCGGCTCGACTTCCCCTTTGACCTGCAGGAGCTGCCAGCCTTTGCTGTCATTGG TATTGCTAGTGGCTTCGGTGGAGCCCTCTTTGTCTACCTGAACCGGAAGATTGTCCAGGTGATGCGGAAGCAGAAAACCATCAATCGCTTCCTCATGAGGAA ACGCCTGCTCTTCCCGGCTCTGGTGACCCTGCTCATCTCCACGCTGACCTTCCCCCCTGGCTTTGGACAGTTCATGGCTGGACAG CTGTCACAGAAAGAGACGCTGGTCACCCTGTTTGACAATCGGACGTGGGTCCACCAGGGCCTGGTGGAGGAGCTAGAACCACCCAGCACCTCACAGGCCTGGAACCCACCACGTGCCAATGTCTTCCTCACCCTGGTCATCTTCATTCTCATGAAG TTCTGGATGTCTGCACTGGCCACCACCATCCCAGTTCCCTGTGGGGCCTTCATGCCTGTCTTTGTCATTG GAGCAGCATTTGGGCGTCTGGTGGGAGAAAGCATGGCCGCCTGGTTCCCAGATGGAATTCATACGGACAGCAGCACCTACCGGATTGTGCCTGGGGGCTACGCTGTGGTCG GGGCAGCTGCATTGGCAGGAGCGGTGACACACACAGTGTCCACGGCTGTGATCGTGTTCGAGCTCACAGGCCAGATTGCCCACATCCTGCCTGTCATGATTGCCGTCATCCTGGCCAACGCCGTCGCCCAGAGTCTACAGCCCTCCCTCTATGACAGCATCATCCGAATCAAGAAACTGCCCTACCTGCCTGAACTCGGCTGGGGCCGCCACCA GCAGTACCGGGTGCGTGTGGAGGACATCATGGTGCGGGATGTTCCCCATGTGGCCCTCAGCTGCACCTTCCGGGACTTGCGGTTGGCACTGCACAGGACCAAGGGCCGAATGCTGGCCCTAGTGGAGTCCCCTG AGTCCATGATTCTGCTGGGCTCCATCGAGCGTTCACAGGTGGTGGCATTGCTGGgggcccagctgagcccagcccgcCGGCGGCAGCACATGCAGCAGCGCAGAGCCACCCAGACCTCTCCACTCTCTGATCAGGAGGGTCCCCCTAGCCCTGAGGCTTCTGTCTGCTTCCAG GTGAACACAGAAGACTCAGCCTTCCCGGCAGCCCGGGGGGAGACCCACAAGCCCCTAAAGCCTGCACTCAAGAGGGGGCCCAGTGTCACCAGGAACCTCGGAGAGAGTCCCACAG GGAGCGCAGAGTCGGCAGGCATTGCCCTCCGGAGCCTCTTCTGTGGCAGTCCACCCCCTGAGGCTGCTTCGGAG AAGTTGGAATCCTGTGAGAAGCGCAAGCTGAAGCGGGTCCGAATCTCCCTGGCA AGTGACGCCGACCTGGAAGGCGAGATGAGCCCTGAAGAG ATTCTGGAGTGGGAGGAGCAGCAACTAGATGAACCTGTCAACTTCAGTGACTGCAAAATTGATCCTGCTCCCTTCCAGCTGGTGGAGCGGACCTCTTTGCACAAG ACTCACACTATCTTCTCACTGCTGGGAGTGGACCATGCTTATGTCACCAGTATTGGCCGACTCATTGGAATCGTTACTCTAAAGGAG CTCCGGAAGGCCATTGAGGGCTCTGTCACAGCACAGGGTGTGAAAGTCCGGCCGCCCCTTGCCAGCTTCCGAGACAGTGCCACCAGCAGCAGTGACACGGAGACCACTGAGGTGCATGCACTCTGGGGGCCCCACTCCCATCATGGCCTCCCCCGGGAGGGCAGCCCTTCCGACAGCGACGACAAATGCCAATGA
- the POLR2H gene encoding DNA-directed RNA polymerases I, II, and III subunit RPABC3 isoform X1 — translation MPKPLGNHLSGRKLSSPEREAVAEVVVLPLVCAHAPLLSSRRAFRSCFWFSGLVHARGCAYSQLWSRAHPFCCSRGPLAMAGILFEDIFDVKDIDPEGKKFDRVSRLHCESESFKMDLILDVNIQIYPVDLGDKFRLVIASTLYEDGTLDDGEYNPTDDRPSRADQFEYVMYGKVYRIEGDETSTEAATRLSAYVSYGGLLMRLQGDANNLHGFEVDSRVYLLMKKLAF, via the exons ATGCCGAAACCTCTCGGAAACCATCTTTCGGGACGGAAGTTAAGTAGCCCCGAGCGGGAGGCTGTGGCGGAAGTGGTCGTGTTACCGCTTGTTTGTGCGCATGCGCCACTCTTGTCTAGCCGCCGCGCTTTCAGGAGCTGCTTTTGGTTCTCTGGTCTTGTCCACGCTAGGGGGTGCGCGTACTCCCAGCTGTGGTCGCGCGCTCACCCCTTCTGCTGCTCTCGTGGCCCCCTCGCGATGGCGGGCATCCTGTTTGAGGATATTTTCGATGTGAAGGATATTGACCCGGAGGGCAAGAAGTTTGACCGAG TGTCTCGACTGCATTGTGAGAGTGAATCTTTCAAGATGGATCTAATCTTAGATGTAAACATTCAAATTTACCCTGTAGACTTGG GTGACAAGTTCCGGTTGGTCATAGCTAGTACCTTGTATGAAGATGGTACCCTGGATGATGGTGAATACAACCCCACTGATGATAGGCCTTCCAG GGCTGACCAGTTTGAGTATGTAATGTATGGAAAAGTGTACAGGATTGAGGGAGACGAAACTTCTACTGAAGCAGCAACACGCCT CTCTGCCTACGTCTCCTATGGGGGCCTGCTCATGAGGCTGCAGGGGGATGCCAACAACCTGCATGGATTCGAGGTGGACTCCAGAGTTTATCTCCTGATGAAGAAGCTAGCCTTCTGA
- the POLR2H gene encoding DNA-directed RNA polymerases I, II, and III subunit RPABC3 isoform X2: protein MDLILDVNIQIYPVDLGDKFRLVIASTLYEDGTLDDGEYNPTDDRPSRADQFEYVMYGKVYRIEGDETSTEAATRLSAYVSYGGLLMRLQGDANNLHGFEVDSRVYLLMKKLAF from the exons ATGGATCTAATCTTAGATGTAAACATTCAAATTTACCCTGTAGACTTGG GTGACAAGTTCCGGTTGGTCATAGCTAGTACCTTGTATGAAGATGGTACCCTGGATGATGGTGAATACAACCCCACTGATGATAGGCCTTCCAG GGCTGACCAGTTTGAGTATGTAATGTATGGAAAAGTGTACAGGATTGAGGGAGACGAAACTTCTACTGAAGCAGCAACACGCCT CTCTGCCTACGTCTCCTATGGGGGCCTGCTCATGAGGCTGCAGGGGGATGCCAACAACCTGCATGGATTCGAGGTGGACTCCAGAGTTTATCTCCTGATGAAGAAGCTAGCCTTCTGA